The following are encoded together in the Rhinopithecus roxellana isolate Shanxi Qingling chromosome 5, ASM756505v1, whole genome shotgun sequence genome:
- the NMB gene encoding neuromedin-B isoform X1 — protein MVRRVEGARLLSSLLLFALLAADVAPLSWDLPEPRNRAGKIRVHPRGNLWATGHFMGKKSLEPPSPSPLGTAPHTSLRDQRLQLSHDLLRILLLKKALSVSLSHPRTPHPVQEAAGTNTAEMIPIMGQTQQRGLDCAHPGKVLNGTLVMAPSGCKS, from the exons ATGGTCCGGCGGGTGGAGGGCGCTCGGCTGCTCAGCAGCCTACTGCTCTTCGCCCTGCTGGCTGCAGACGTCGCCCCGCTCAGCTGGGATCTCCCGGAGCCCCGCAACCGAGCCGGCAAGATCCGAGTGCACCCGCGGGGCAACCTCTGGGCCACCG GTCACTTCATGGGCAAGAAGAGTCTGGAGCCTCCCAGCCCATCCCCATTGGGGACAGCTCCCCACACCTCCCTGAGGGACCAGAGACTGCAGCTGAGTCATGATCTGCTCAGGATCCTCCTGCTAAAGAAGGCTCTGAGCGTGAGCCTCAGCCACCCCCGCACCCCACATCCAG TACAGGAGGCTGCTGGTACAAATACTGCAGAAATGATACCAATAATGGGACAGACACAACAGCGTGgcttagattgtgcccacccagggAAGGTGCTGAATGGGACCCTGGTGATGGCCCCATCTGGATGTAAATCCTGA
- the WDR73 gene encoding WD repeat-containing protein 73: MDPEEDWLVESLRLYQDFYAFNLSGATRVLEWIDDKGVFVAGYESLKKNEILHLKLPLRLSVKENKGLFPERDFKVHHGGFSDRSIFDLKHVPHTRLLVTSGLPGCYLQVWQVAEDSDVIKAVSTIGVHEKEESLWPRVAVFTAMAPGVLHGARLRSLQVVDLESRKTTYTSDVSDSEELSSLQVLDADTFAFCCASGRLGLVDTRQKWAPLENRSPGPGSGGERWCAEVGSRGQDPGPSIASLGSDGRLCLLDPRDLCHPVSSVQCPVSIPSPDPELLRVTWAPSLKNCLAISGFDGTVQVYDATSWNGTRSQVEPLFTHRGHIFLDGNGTDPAPLVTTHTWHPCRPRTLLSATNDASLHVWDWVDLCAPC; this comes from the exons ATGGATCCTGAGGAGGACTGGCTGGTGGAATCCTTGCGCTT GTACCAGGATTTCTATGCATTCAACCTCTCAGGAGCCACTCGAGTCCTTGAATGGATTGATGACAAAG GAGTCTTTGTTGCTGGCTATGAAAgcctgaaaaagaatgaaattcttcaTCTGAAATTACCGCTCAGACTTTCTGTAAAGGAAAACAAG GGCTTATTCCCAGAAAGAGATTTCAAAGTGCACCATGGAGGATTTTCAGACAGGTCTATCTTTGATCTAAAGCACGTGCCACATACCAG ATTGCTGGTGACCAGTGGCCTTCCAGGTTGTTATTTGCAGGTGTGGCAAGTTGCAGAGGACAGTG ATGTCATTAAAGCTGTCAGCACCATTGGTGTGCATGAGAAAGAGGAGAGTCTCTGGCCTAGGGTGGCTGTCTTCACCGCGATGGCACCTGGAGTCCTCCATGGGGCGAGACTCCGCAGTCTGCAGGTCGTTGATCTGGAATCCCGGAAGACCACATACACCTCAG ATGTCAGTGATAGCGAGGAGCTGAGTAGCCTGCAGGTCCTAGATGCAGAcacctttgccttctgctgtgcTTCGGGCCGGCTGGGGCTTGTTGACACCCGCCAGAAGTGGGCACCACTGGAGAATCGCAGCCCTGGCCCTGGGTCTGGTGGAGAGAGATGGTGTGCCGAAGTTGGGAGCAGGGGccaggaccctgggcccagcaTTGCCAGCCTTGGCTCAGATGGGCGTCTTTGTCTTCTTGACCCCCGGGATCTCTGCCATCCTGTGAGCTCAGTCCAGTGCCCAGTATCCATACCTAGCCCTGACCCAGAGCTGCTACGAGTGACTTGGGCCCCAAGCCTGAAGAATTGCTTGGCCATCTCAG GTTTTGATGGTACAGTCCAGGTCTATGATGCCACATCTTGGAATGGAACGCGGAGCCAAGTAGAACCTCTCTTCACTCACAGAGGTCACATCTTCCTAGATGGAAACGGGACGGACCCTGCTCCATTGGTCACCACCCACACCTGGCACCCCTGCAGACCAAGGACTTTGTTATCAGCAACAAATGATGCCTCTCTGCATGTGTGGGATTGGGTGGACCTTTGTGCCCCCTGCTGA
- the NMB gene encoding neuromedin-B isoform X2 codes for MVRRVEGARLLSSLLLFALLAADVAPLSWDLPEPRNRAGKIRVHPRGNLWATGHFMGKKSLEPPSPSPLGTAPHTSLRDQRLQLSHDLLRILLLKKALSVSLSHPRTPHPGGCWYKYCRNDTNNGTDTTAWLRLCPPREGAEWDPGDGPIWM; via the exons ATGGTCCGGCGGGTGGAGGGCGCTCGGCTGCTCAGCAGCCTACTGCTCTTCGCCCTGCTGGCTGCAGACGTCGCCCCGCTCAGCTGGGATCTCCCGGAGCCCCGCAACCGAGCCGGCAAGATCCGAGTGCACCCGCGGGGCAACCTCTGGGCCACCG GTCACTTCATGGGCAAGAAGAGTCTGGAGCCTCCCAGCCCATCCCCATTGGGGACAGCTCCCCACACCTCCCTGAGGGACCAGAGACTGCAGCTGAGTCATGATCTGCTCAGGATCCTCCTGCTAAAGAAGGCTCTGAGCGTGAGCCTCAGCCACCCCCGCACCCCACATCCAG GAGGCTGCTGGTACAAATACTGCAGAAATGATACCAATAATGGGACAGACACAACAGCGTGgcttagattgtgcccacccagggAAGGTGCTGAATGGGACCCTGGTGATGGCCCCATCTGGATGTAA